The genomic segment GTGATGGTCAATGACCTGAAACACTTTGAAGGTTCAGTACAAAAGATTTCTCGTATTCCTGAAGAATTGAAAGCGATCTTTGCGACTGCGTTTGAAGTTGAGCCACGCTGGATCGTAGATGCTGCTTCTCGTCGTCAAAAATGGATCGATCAGGCGCAATCTCTGAACCTGTACATCGCTGGTGCAAACGGTAAGAAACTGGACATCACTTACAAGATGGCTTGGTTACGTGGTCTGAAAACCACTTACTACCTACGTGCATTAGGTGCAACTTCTGCTGAAAAATCAACCATTAATACTGGTGCATTGAATGCAGTTAAACCTGCAACTGTTGCGGCTCCTGTAGTTGCAGCGCCAGTGGTTGAAGAGAAAAAACCTGAAGCGCCTGTAGAGGAAGAAGGTTTCACTCAAGCAGCGCCAGTGCCACAAGCATGTTCAATTGATAATCCTGATTGTGAGGCTTGTCAGTAAGTTAGCTGGATTAGGAATCAACCGAGATTTATCTCTTATATTGCGAATTAGCAATGGTTGATTCTTATGAGCGGTTAGCATAAGAACTCACTTTTGCTAATTCGTCATGATTGATTCCGTAAAGGAATAGAACATGTCGAAAAAGCTTAAAGAATTTAAAAAGAAAGTTCGCATTGTACGCAAGGAAATTCAGATTTTTTGCTTCACATGCTTATTACCTTGCTCAGTTGCAATATTGGTTTCGATAAACCAAGCAAATGAACAAAACATAAAAAATCTTAAGTCAACTACTCAGGTAGTTACTTAATACAAAATCCCCCCTAAATCCCCCTTTTCCAAAGGGGGACTTCCGTGTAAGCAAAAGAATTCACGGAAATCCCCCTCCTTTATTAAAGGATGGGTTTGGGGAGGATTTAATATTTAACAATAAAGGAAACCTCAATGCCCCATATGACTCACAATTACATGTTAGGACTTGTGGCATTGATCCTTTCCTTTGCCATTACCTTTTACGCACCGATTGCTTACTTCTGGTTTAAAGTTCGCCAGCAACAGCGTAAACAAAATAAGTAGTGGGGATTTATCTCTGAACAAATTCAGAGCATTCATCGACAAAACTTAATTTTGTTTACACAAATTGAGCGTATAGTAAGACATCTCAGCACTGCTGGATGTCTAATAAAAGATATAAAGCAACTAGAGAGAATTGATATGTCTATCCTAAGTTGGGACGATTTCGAAGATGATTCGCAAAAACCGGCTGCACCTGAACAGCAGCCTACGCCCGTCGAGCCGAAAAAAACGGCTAATCCGCAGATGGTATCTGATGCAAGCAACACATCGTCGAATGTGGCAGCTGCACAACCCGCTGCAGCCCCTCGAAGCGCAGGATCAAATTCAACCGATTCACTGGCAAGAGCATCTGCTTCCCTAGACCAACTGGACGTTGCGCCTGGTCTTGAAGAACTTGAGATGGGCGCACAGCGTGTACAGGTTGATGATAAACGTATGATCAACTGCCGTGCTGACTTGAACCAGTTAGTGCCATTCAAATACGAATGGGCTTGGCAGAAATATCTGGATGGTTGTGCGAACCACTGGATGCCTCAAGAAATCAACATGAACCACGACATCGCGTTGTGGAAGTCTGAAAATGGCTTGACTGAAGATGAACGTACCATCGTGATGCGTTCACTTGGTTTCTTCTCTACCGCGGATTCACTAGTAGCAAACAATCTGGTATTGGCGATCTACCGTCACATCACCAACCCTGAATGCCGTCAGTACATCCTGCGTCAGTCATTTGAAGAAGCGATTCATACGCATGCTTACCAGTACTGTATCGAGTCTTTAGGTATGGACGAAGGTGAAGTCTTCAACATGTACCGCGAAGTCCCATCAGTTGCACGTAAAGCGGCTTGGGGCCTGAAATATACACAATCTCTAAGTGATCCTACTTTCAAAACCGGTACACCAGAAAACGACCAGATCTTGCTTCGCAACCTGATCGCATTCTACTGTGTACTTGAAGGTATCTTCTTCTACTGCGGTTTCACCCAAATTCTGTCTATGGGTCGTCGTAACAAGATGAATGGTGTTGCTGAGCAATTCCAGTACATCCTGCGTGATGAATCTATGCACCTGAACTTCGGTATTGATATGATCAACCAGATCAAGATCGAGAACCCACATCTGTGGACTGCTGAATTCCAGCAAGAAGTGATTCAGATGATCCTTGAAGGCACCATGCTTGAAATCGAATATGCACGTGACACGATGCCACGCGGTGTATTGGGCATGAATGCCGGTATGATGGAAGAATACCTGAAATTTATCTGTAACCGTCGCTTGAGCCAGTTAGGCTTGCCTGAACAGTTTACTGGTGTGAACAATCCATTCCAGTGGATGTCAGAAATGATGGATCTACGTAAAGAGAAGAACTTCTTCGAAACTCGCGTAACAGATTATCAAACTGGTGGCGCGTTAAGCTGGTAAGAAATATCACATAATATATAAAGTATTATGATCAAAAAAACCGCCTAAAATGGCGGTTTTTTTATTGGATGAATGCTTAACTTATTTCATCTTTTCAACGATTTGTTCAGCTTTTTTCAGATGTGTCGCTACCGCAGTACGGGTGTGCGTCAACATGCTTTTTAATTCCGCATTTTTCGCACTTGGAATCAATTGTGTATCCAAAGTGTTCAGGGCTTTACGATGTACTTCAACCTGACTCATCATATAGTCTTTATCGGCTGCAGATGGCTTGCTCAGGTCAGTAACAATCTTGTCACTATCGCTTTGCAATGCCGTACTGAGACTGCTTGCTTGAGGAGTTAATTTTAAACGGTCTGCCAGAGCCTGGCCTTTTTTCTCGTTCGCTGTATGTTCGCTAATCATCATTTGCGCATACTTACGTGCGTCATCTGTTTTAAGTTTTGGCAAAGCTGTTTTTGCCTGTTTAATTTCACCGTTATTGACCGTACTTACAACCTTAATCACTTGACTCTCAGTTAAATTCATTCGGCTGTCATTTGATGCTTTAGAATTTGCTTGAGCAGCAGTTGAAGATTGCTGATTCATTGCCATTGTTTGACCAGCAGTGAATAGCAATACACCACTCATCGCAACGCAGTTAATCATCTTCTTCATTAGAATAGCTTTCATCATGACACCCTTTAATGTTTTATTAATTAAAATTGCCTTTATAAAATAGGTGAATTCACTTAAAAACAGTGTAATGTTTAAGTTGTTTTATGAGATCAATATATAAGCATTTATTAACTTAAGCATAGTCTGTTGGGGATTAGTTTCTTATTCAAACTCTACGTAAAAATTCGCAATATATTTATATTGAATAAAATACTAAAATTAATTAAGTTATTGATTTAAATTCTATTTTATAAATTTCAGTATATTTTTAGCCTTATTAAACTTATCTTAGTTTTGCTCCATTAAATCATTCCTTATTATTCAACAAATTAAGAAAATCTAAATTTAACTAAATTATTTGTTATCGGCTAAATCAACTTCTTATTAATCAGAACTTCTAGCTTTAGATAGTGAAAATTTATTACCTAAATATTTTTATAAAAGCTTGATCTCAAAATAAATTTCCTATGCTACTATCGGCCATATATGAATAATATTTATACAAATCCATAATAGCCAGAAGATAAATAGAGAGGGCTTATGAAAGGTTCCATCCTGGATTTTTCTATTCAAGATAATACGGGTTTTATCACAGGGGATGATAACAACCGCTACAGTTTTAGCGGTGCAGACTGGCGTGGACAACGCCCTCCTTCACGCGGTGACCGGGTTGATTTTATTGTTAACTCAACCGGTCAGGCAGCAGATATTTATCTGGCTTTGGGAAACTCGATTCATCTGGGAGAAAGCATTAGCAATCAGATTAATAAATATTCCAATCTGGATCAGGCTGAAGAGAATTACAGCAGTATCGACTGGTTTGTAAAATGTCTAACCAATTATGCAAACTTTTCAGGTCGTGCACGCCGTAAAGAATTTTGGTTCTTTATGCTGTTTTGTGTAATTTTAAGCATTATTAGTGAAGCCATTGATGCAGTTTTAGGCACCAAACCTTTGGTGAATGGCCTGCTAAATTTAGCGCTTCTGCTCCCAAGTCTGGCTGTAGGGGCACGTCGCTTGCATGACATTGGACGCTCTGGATGGTGGCAATTGCTTGTACTGACAGGGATAGGAGCCATTTTACTCATTATCTGGTGGGCAAGTGATACCAAAAAAGAAAATAATGAATATGGTGCTCCTGCCAAGTAATGGAACATTACATATCCCGTCTTGATACGGGATATGTTTATAGATTATTTAATTTAATATCAAAGCAATACGTAGGCAATTCATGCTGCAAGATCAGTTATCCAAACTTCCCAATGCAATATGGGTGCAAATTTATAAAGATAAAATGCAACTGATGGACAATGAGGGCACGATTGTGCAAACAATGGTCCCTCCCGTTCCCTATGCGCATGAACGCAGCATCATTGCCGACTTTAATGCTGCCTCAGACACCCTAAAACAGCTGGTATCTACTTCAATTGTTCAAAAACTTTGGGGCTCTACAACGCTGCTGCAAGTTATGGATATGCCTGAAGAGGGTCTGACAGCTCTTGAACAGCGTGCCCTGCTAGAATTAGGTTATGAAAATAGTGCACAAAAGGTGATTCTGTATGATCCCGCAGGTCAGGAAATTACGAAAGCGAGCTTAAGCACCACTTATCCTAAAACCAATCTAAAAATCTTTCTGGTTATCTTAATTGTCGTCATTGCTGCTTCTATCTGGTTTTTAACACTTTAAATGCCAGGCGGATTCAAGCGGCAAGTGCAACAGTATAAAAACCAGCCATAACTTCACTCGGTGTATACCAACCTAGTGTTTTTCTAGGACGATGGTTGAGTGCAAATTCTATCTGCTCTATTTGTTCGTTTGACACGCCATCAAACGATGATGATTTTGGCAGATATTGACGGATTAAACCATTCGTATTTTCATTTCTAGCTCGCTGAATAGACTTGTAAGGATCAGCAAAATACGTCTCTATGCCAGCATCAGTAATTCTTTTGTGTTCGGAAAATTCTTTGCCATTATCAAATGTCACACTATAAGCATGGCTCATTTGTAAACGATCTAATGCACAAGTAATCGTTTGAGAGGATGCTCTTGTTGGCCCTAAATGAACAATATGTACATACAGGCTCTTTCGATCAACGAGAGTCAATAAAGCACCTTTATGATGTTTACCAATCACCGTGTCACCTTCGAAATCTCCTAAACGTTGTCGTTGATCAATGACCTGGTCTCGGCAGTGAATACTTGTTTTATCAATGATTTGACCCCTACGATCCGTGTTTTTGTAACCGCGTTTTCGATATTTCTTCTGATGCCTTAAATGTAGATGAAGTTTACCGCCTTTTGATTTATCTTGATAAATGTACTGGTAAATCCACTCATGTGAAGGTACATCCAGCCAACCGCGTTGTGTTAAAGCACCTGAAATTTGTTCGGGTGACCAGTCCAAACCAATCAAATAATCAATATAAGCGAAGGCAAATGCTGTCATTGATGATGAAGGACGGTACCGTCTTTGACTTGCAAATTTAGCTGCCTGTTGAGCTCTATATCCACGTTGCCCAGTATTTCTTTTTAATTCACGGTAGATGGTTGATCGTGAACGTCCTAATTCCCGAGCAAGGGTAGCGATTGAACTTTTACTTTTCAAAGTAGCATAAATTTCGTATCTTTCATCTTGAGAAAGTTGGGTGTATTTCTTCATTGTGTGCTTTCCAATTGCGAGTTGAAAAAGTCTAATGATTCTATGAATACACCTAACTTTTTCAACTAACTACAAATGTGTTGCACTTGGGATTTGAATCTGCGCCATATAAAATTAAAAAACCCCGCATTAAGCGGGATTTTTTAATTGAAGTTCAATGACATCATAAATTTTTATGAATAATCCATTTTAAAAACTTCTGATTAGATTGGATTATATTTAATGATGTCATCCAGCTGTAAAGTTGCACTGTCTACATTCTGTAATATCAGCAAATCAGCGCGTGCAAAGGTGGTATTGGTATCGGAACCATCACGATCGATCGTCACGACTGTATCATCTCCACGTTGTTCGAGCGTGATATAGTTCCCCAGATTTGACGCATCTACTGCCTGATCACTTAATAATGCAGATACATCGATGGTGTCACCTTCAACTGCATTGAAGTCAGTCCAGGTATATGTACCATTGCCGCCAGTTGCATCAGCATTATTTAGTAAATAATAGATCGCTGTATCTGCTCCTGCACCACCTGTCAGGATGTCATCACCTGCACCACCCTGTAACAGGTTATCTGCTGGATCGTCGGCATAGTTAAGAATCTGGTTTACCTGATCAATATTGATCACCAGATTTGCTGAAGCACTTTCCTGATCGGCCTGTCCCGCATTACGCGTTACCGTATATTCAAATACTGATCCTAGACAGTATCGTGGACAACCAGCCCCTCTAAACTTTTAATATATTTCTGTTCAAAGGCTTCTGGACTTAACCAGCCGTTTGCAGAATGTCTTCTGACTCGATTGTAATAAATTTCAATATAGTCAAACAAGACAGCATTCGCTTCTTTTCGAGTCGAAAACACACTGCCATGTACCACATGACCTTTTAATGTATGAAAGAAGCTTTCAGTCACTGCATTATCCCAACAGTTTCCACGTCTAGACATACTCTGAGTACAATCATTTTTCAGTAACAGCGCTCTAAAATCACGACTACAGTACTGTGAGCCTTGGTCCGAATGAACCATAACACCAGTTGGATAACCCTGACGAGCCATTGCATAGTTAAACGTATCACACACCAACTGGCGGTCTATTCGATGGCTGGTTTGCCACCCCACGATACGACGGCTAAATAAATCTAGCATCACACATAAATACAACCAACCTTCTTTAGTGCGGATATAGGTAATGTCTGTTGTCCAGACTTTATTAGGCTGAGTAGCTGTAAATTGGCGATCCAACAAGTTGGGTGCTGTAGGCAAACGATGGGTTGAATCAGTCGTATGCTTGTATTTACGTGCAATCCTGCTACGTAAACCAAGCTTTTTTAGGATCCTTCCAATAGTACGTTCGCTCATGTTGTAACCTAAATCATGCATGTCATGTACTAATGAAGGTGCACCCAATCGTGCATGATGCTGCCAATATACGGCTTTTAAGTCATTATATTTCTGTGCCGTATTGGCTTGATGTTTTCGCCAGGCATAATAGCCTGAAGTGCTGACACCTAGGTATTTACAGGCAGAAGATACGGTGACTTCATTCATATCTAGATCTTGAATTACCGTGTACTTTTCTTGGCATGATCTGTTAGAAAGTACACATGCGCTTTTTTTAAGATGTCATTGGCTTCCTTGAGCTGTTTGACTTCTTTCTCTAATTCCACGATCCGCTGTTGTTCTGGTGAAAGTTGACGTTTGCTTGAACCTGCCGGATTGGTTTCACGAATCCATTTATCTAATGTTGAATAACCCACACCTAATTTCTGGGCGATTGCAGCTACAGACTCGTGTGAGTTTGAAAGTGCATAATCAATCGCTTGCTGTTTAAATTCGGGACTAAAACGTTTAGCCATTTCTTGAATCTCCAAAGATTAAAGTTACGTTATCTTTAGAGGCACGTGCTGTCCATTATTTTGTCTAGGATCATCCCGATGTATAATAGTACCGAATTATTTTGCGTAATTGATGATTTCTTTCTTAAATTTGAAGCAACCTACTGGAATTTCCTTAAACAAAGTCGTCGTTTCTCCAGAGTCCGAACCGCTCACTTGAGTATCTCAGAAATCACTTTTATCGCGATCTGGTATAAATGTTCTCATTTCACTAATTTCAAAGCATTTTTCACATGGTTGAAACAGGATAAAAATCATTTATTTAAAAGCTTACCCTGTTACCAACGGATGATTCATCTGATTAATAGACATCAATTAGCTCTACACGCTTTACATGTGGCGCTAATGAAAGGCCAAGGTACACAATATTTATGGATTGATTCAACACCTCTGCCAGTTTGTAAAAATCAACGTATTCAACGCCATAAATCATTAGTCCAAATTGCATCACGTGGTAGAAACTCAATGGGCTGGTTTTATGGCTGTAAATTACATATTGTGATGAATCAATTTGGTGAAATTGCTTGTTCTGCTTTATCCAATGGACATTTGGCTGATATCAAAATGGTTGAGAGACTCGTTAAAGAGATGGGAGCAAAGTTGTATGGAGATCGTGGCTATATTAGTCAAGAACTGAAGAGTAGGTTGAAAAAGCAAGGTATTGATTTAATTACCTATCATCGAAAAAATATGCAGGCTATACAACTTTCTGAGTCAGATAAATATCACTTAAAACAGCGCAATAAGATAGAGACTTTATTCAGTTTATTGAAAGGTCAGTACAATTTAGTGACAAGCAAAGCACATAGTGTTCATGGATTTCTAGGAGGGATTTACGCGTCCTTGTGTGCATATCAACTGATCCATAAAAATAAGCCAACAATTCAAATTATGAAGTCATCGGCTTAAGCAGGATTCGGGTTAAAATATGGAAAATATGTTTTTGTGAATTATAATCAAATAGGTTCATTAAAATATGACATTAATCACATAAAATGCATTATTATATTTATGTAAGCATGAAAAATATTAGAACAAAAGTATACAAACAATAGACCTCTTGCGAAAGTAAAAACTGCCTCAATATAGATTTCATGAAATATCAGAAATTAAATCGTTTTTCAGATTCTGAATTCCAGCGCTTGGTTGGTGTACCTCGAGCAGTTTTTAGTGAAATGGTCGAAGTTTTAAAAGAAGCAGAATCACTTAAAAAGAAATTAGGGCGTCCTCATACTTTAGCTATAGAGGATCAATTATTATTAACACTCAATTACTTACGGAGCTACAACACCCAATTGGAATTGGCGGCAAATTACCATATCGCTGAAAGTAATGTGAATCGAACTATTAAAAAGGTTGAAGATGCATTAATGAAATCAAGACGTTTTACCCTGCCAAAACGAAGCATTACCACAGCAGACGAACAATTTAACTGGGTAATTATTGATGCGACAGAATGTTTAATAGAACGCCCGAAAAAAAAATCAGAGTAAGTTCTACAGTGGTAAAAAGAAGAAACATACGTTAAAAGCCCAAGTGATCTATCATCCGAAGAGCAAACAAATCATAGGAGTAGATATATCGTCTGGCAGTCAGCATGATATTAAATTGGCAAGAAAAACAGTTAAGAAATTCAAACATTGTGACTATGTTATGACCGATTTAGGGTACTATGGGTTAGAGCAAGATGGCTTTAAATTATTGATGCCAATAAAGAAAAAGAAGAATTTACCCTTATTTGATGCTGAGAAAAATTACAATAAAATGATTGGAAAAATACGAGTTGTAATCGAACACATTAACAGTCAATTGAAAAGATTTAGAATACTAAGTGAACGCTATCGAAATAGACGGAAAAGATTCGGTTTACGCATTAACTTAATCGCTGCACTGGTAAACCGGATGAACTTGCAATAACGACTTTCGCAAGAGATCTAATTAATCAAGTTAACGCAATAAAACAGATTTCTATTCAAAAGGTGAAGTTAATAATGAATATAAAAAATGCTCCTAAACATAGAAGCATTTTATTTTTAATGAAAATAAAAAATTATTTTAAATAGTCTAATAAATGACTAAAGTTCTCAATCGTATATTTAGGCTGTGCCTGCTGTAATTCAATTTCTGAACCATAGCCGTATTTGACTGCAATCGACTCAATCCCATTATGGCGGGCACCAAAAATATCATGCTCACGGTCCCCCACCATAATGCATTGATCAGCCTGTATGCCTTGTTGTTCCAGGATATACTGAATCAGTTCCCCTTTATTGGTCCGATCACCATTCAGCTCACTGCCATAAATCTCAGTAAAATACTGGGCCAGATTAAAATGTTCCAGAATCTGTTTGGCATAAACGGTTGGTTTTGCTGTTGCGAGAAACAGGCGATAACCACGGCGTTTAAGTTCCGCCAGAGTTTCAGCTACGCCTTCAAAGACGTGATTTTCATATAAGCCAGTCACTGCAAAACGCTCACGATATGCCATTAGTGCCTGTTCAGCCAGGGTATCATCCGCATCTACATTCAGAATTTTGGCTAGCGAAGCTTTTAGAGGAGGCCCGATAATCCAGTCAATATTCGTGTCTTCACTGATCGGATGACCCACCTTTTCCAGACCATAGCGGGCAGAAGTCGTAATCCCCACTTTTGGATCAGTTAATGTACCATCCAAGTCAATTAAAATATTCTGAATCACACCTTGTCCCCTATGTTTGCAGCCGACATCAATTCATATCGTGAGTATAGCCAGATTTGTCTACCCTAAAGCAATTATTAGGCCATAAAAACAAGCCAAGAATGCCCATTTTCAGGGTAATCAACTCTATATTTTGATCAGATAAAACATACGAAATTTTGCCTGACAGACCGTTCTTGCAAGTGATAGAAATTAATATCGAGAGTTTGAATAAATTTGCCTATACTAAGGCAATTTTAGTGAATGAAGGACATCATTTTGCGACCTACCGTACTTTGCTTTTCAGGTTTAGATCCTTCAGGTGGAGCAGGCCTTCAAGCAGATATTGAAGCCATCGGTCAAAGTGGTGCTCATGCTGCAATAGCCTGTACAGCCCTGACTATCCAGAACTCACAACAGGTCTTTGGTTTTGAAGCAACTTCAAAGGAATTACTGCTGGCTCAGGCCAATGCTGTGGTAAAGGATCTGCCGATTCGTTGTGTTAAATCAGGCATGCTGGGAACGACTGAAAATATTGAAGCACTGGCAGAATTTCTAACTGCGCATCCGGACTATCAGTATGTACTGGATCCAGTGCTGGTAGCCAATAGTGGTGGCTCACTCGGCAATCAAGCCACACTGGTCAAAGCGTTTAAACAACTGATTCCGCTAGCCACGATTTTAACTCCAAATACAGTCGAGTTGCGCGCTCTGACAGGTGAGCAGGATTTAGATCAAGCCACGCAGAAACTGTTCGAAATGGGTGCCCACGCGATTCTTGTTAAAGGTGGCCACGAAGATACTCCCGACTATATCCAGAACCGTCTATATATTCAGGGTGAATTGATCAACGAAACCCGTTGTCCGCGCCTGGAAGGTGAATATCATGGCTCAGGCTGTTCACTGGCGAGTTTCATTGCCGGACGTCTAGCCTTGGGTGAACAGTTGAAAACAGCCGTACAACATGCAGAAACCTGGTTATTTGGTGTATTAAAAAATGCGGAAATTCCGGTACCGAATGGTCAGCGCATTCCAAAACGCTTTTAATCTTCCCTAAATAAAAAAGCCTGAACGATTCAGGCTTTTTTATGGCGATTTTTTTCAAGAATGGACAAATAGATGTGATGATCTTGTTTCAATGAAATTTAAAACTTTTGCCTTAACCTGCCAGTTTCACAGGGCGCAGTTTTTCAGTCTTCTCCTGAACAGGGACAGAAATATGTTGATAATGCAATTGCCACTGATCTTGCTGCTTGCTCAAGACCATGCTGAAGCGGCACCATTGCAAAGGGAAATATCGTTCCATCGCCGCATAAGCAATCCGGACATAACCATATACGAAAGCCATGTCATTATTGACCTGAATGGTGACCTCCTTCCGTTCAACGCGCATACCATTGTTGCGCATATATGGTCGGTACTGTTGCCATGCAGCCTGATAAGCCTCGATCCCTTTCAGTTCGGAGCTAATATCAATCAGACAGACATCTGGTCGGCAAAGTTGACGAATTTCGCTGAATTCAAGTGAACAAATAGCTTGATCCCATTTTTGTAAAAATGTCCTGACTTCCTGAGCCAGACATTCTTCCCCTATTATTTTCATTGAATACCTCTCTATAAGGTTTTATTCAGACTTGAAAACCGAGATTTCAAGCATCTCATTATTTTCAGTCTTTCTTGTTTTTCATTATTTTTAATTATGTAAATGGGTCCTAGTTTTACCCATCCCCCCATATATCAGGTCAAAAGTGTGACCTAATACCTAAAATTACACTATTTTTTAATTATAGGCAAAATTTTCTGATCAACTGCAATAATCAGGTGAATTTTGACTGATTATTTAAATTTTCATGCTCTAGTTTTATTTATCGTTCTTTATATTTCAAAATCGCTTTGATACTTCTCAATTTTTTATTAAGTTCTGATGTATTCAAGATAAAGAGAGAAACTAAGAAAACTTCATTTCCTAGTCCTCACTTCAA from the Acinetobacter sp. YWS30-1 genome contains:
- a CDS encoding ribonucleotide-diphosphate reductase subunit beta, which gives rise to MSILSWDDFEDDSQKPAAPEQQPTPVEPKKTANPQMVSDASNTSSNVAAAQPAAAPRSAGSNSTDSLARASASLDQLDVAPGLEELEMGAQRVQVDDKRMINCRADLNQLVPFKYEWAWQKYLDGCANHWMPQEINMNHDIALWKSENGLTEDERTIVMRSLGFFSTADSLVANNLVLAIYRHITNPECRQYILRQSFEEAIHTHAYQYCIESLGMDEGEVFNMYREVPSVARKAAWGLKYTQSLSDPTFKTGTPENDQILLRNLIAFYCVLEGIFFYCGFTQILSMGRRNKMNGVAEQFQYILRDESMHLNFGIDMINQIKIENPHLWTAEFQQEVIQMILEGTMLEIEYARDTMPRGVLGMNAGMMEEYLKFICNRRLSQLGLPEQFTGVNNPFQWMSEMMDLRKEKNFFETRVTDYQTGGALSW
- a CDS encoding YybH family protein, giving the protein MKIIGEECLAQEVRTFLQKWDQAICSLEFSEIRQLCRPDVCLIDISSELKGIEAYQAAWQQYRPYMRNNGMRVERKEVTIQVNNDMAFVYGYVRIAYAAMERYFPLQWCRFSMVLSKQQDQWQLHYQHISVPVQEKTEKLRPVKLAG
- a CDS encoding DUF805 domain-containing protein: MKGSILDFSIQDNTGFITGDDNNRYSFSGADWRGQRPPSRGDRVDFIVNSTGQAADIYLALGNSIHLGESISNQINKYSNLDQAEENYSSIDWFVKCLTNYANFSGRARRKEFWFFMLFCVILSIISEAIDAVLGTKPLVNGLLNLALLLPSLAVGARRLHDIGRSGWWQLLVLTGIGAILLIIWWASDTKKENNEYGAPAK
- a CDS encoding IS5 family transposase (programmed frameshift), with protein sequence MKYQKLNRFSDSEFQRLVGVPRAVFSEMVEVLKEAESLKKKLGRPHTLAIEDQLLLTLNYLRSYNTQLELAANYHIAESNVNRTIKKVEDALMKSRRFTLPKRSITTADEQFNWVIIDATECLIERPKKNQSKFYSGKKKKHTLKAQVIYHPKSKQIIGVDISSGSQHDIKLARKTVKKFKHCDYVMTDLGYYGLEQDGFKLLMPIKKKKNLPLFDAEKNYNKMIGKIRVVIEHINSQLKRFRILSERYRNRRKRFGLRINLIAALVNRMNLQ
- a CDS encoding HAD family hydrolase; this translates as MIQNILIDLDGTLTDPKVGITTSARYGLEKVGHPISEDTNIDWIIGPPLKASLAKILNVDADDTLAEQALMAYRERFAVTGLYENHVFEGVAETLAELKRRGYRLFLATAKPTVYAKQILEHFNLAQYFTEIYGSELNGDRTNKGELIQYILEQQGIQADQCIMVGDREHDIFGARHNGIESIAVKYGYGSEIELQQAQPKYTIENFSHLLDYLK
- a CDS encoding DUF4142 domain-containing protein translates to MKAILMKKMINCVAMSGVLLFTAGQTMAMNQQSSTAAQANSKASNDSRMNLTESQVIKVVSTVNNGEIKQAKTALPKLKTDDARKYAQMMISEHTANEKKGQALADRLKLTPQASSLSTALQSDSDKIVTDLSKPSAADKDYMMSQVEVHRKALNTLDTQLIPSAKNAELKSMLTHTRTAVATHLKKAEQIVEKMK
- a CDS encoding hydroxymethylpyrimidine/phosphomethylpyrimidine kinase, which encodes MRPTVLCFSGLDPSGGAGLQADIEAIGQSGAHAAIACTALTIQNSQQVFGFEATSKELLLAQANAVVKDLPIRCVKSGMLGTTENIEALAEFLTAHPDYQYVLDPVLVANSGGSLGNQATLVKAFKQLIPLATILTPNTVELRALTGEQDLDQATQKLFEMGAHAILVKGGHEDTPDYIQNRLYIQGELINETRCPRLEGEYHGSGCSLASFIAGRLALGEQLKTAVQHAETWLFGVLKNAEIPVPNGQRIPKRF
- a CDS encoding IS3 family transposase (programmed frameshift), with the translated sequence MAKRFSPEFKQQAIDYALSNSHESVAAIAQKLGVGYSTLDKWIRETNPAGSSKRQLSPEQQRIVELEKEVKQLKEANDNLKKSACVLSNRSCQEKYTVIQDLDMNEVTVSSACKYLGVSTSGYYAWRKHQANTAQKYNDLKAVYWQHHARLGAPSLVHDMHDLGYNMSERTIGRILKKLGLRSRIARKYKHTTDSTHRLPTAPNLLDRQFTATQPNKVWTTDITYIRTKEGWLYLCVMLDLFSRRIVGWQTSHRIDRQLVCDTFNYAMARQGYPTGVMVHSDQGSQYCSRDFRALLLKNDCTQSMSRRGNCWDNAVTESFFHTLKGHVVHGSVFSTRKEANAVLFDYIEIYYNRVRRHSANGWLSPEAFEQKYIKSLEGLVVHDTV
- a CDS encoding type I secretion C-terminal target domain-containing protein, with amino-acid sequence MINIDQVNQILNYADDPADNLLQGGAGDDILTGGAGADTAIYYLLNNADATGGNGTYTWTDFNAVEGDTIDVSALLSDQAVDASNLGNYITLEQRGDDTVVTIDRDGSDTNTTFARADLLILQNVDSATLQLDDIIKYNPI
- a CDS encoding IS982 family transposase — protein: MYNSTELFCVIDDFFLKFEATYWNFLKQSRRFSRVRTAHLSISEITFIAIWYKCSHFTNFKAFFTWLKQDKNHLFKSLPCYQRMIHLINRHQLALHALHVALMKGQGTQYLWIDSTPLPVCKNQRIQRHKSLVQIASRGRNSMGWFYGCKLHIVMNQFGEIACSALSNGHLADIKMVERLVKEMGAKLYGDRGYISQELKSRLKKQGIDLITYHRKNMQAIQLSESDKYHLKQRNKIETLFSLLKGQYNLVTSKAHSVHGFLGGIYASLCAYQLIHKNKPTIQIMKSSA
- a CDS encoding IS30-like element IS18 family transposase, encoding MKKYTQLSQDERYEIYATLKSKSSIATLARELGRSRSTIYRELKRNTGQRGYRAQQAAKFASQRRYRPSSSMTAFAFAYIDYLIGLDWSPEQISGALTQRGWLDVPSHEWIYQYIYQDKSKGGKLHLHLRHQKKYRKRGYKNTDRRGQIIDKTSIHCRDQVIDQRQRLGDFEGDTVIGKHHKGALLTLVDRKSLYVHIVHLGPTRASSQTITCALDRLQMSHAYSVTFDNGKEFSEHKRITDAGIETYFADPYKSIQRARNENTNGLIRQYLPKSSSFDGVSNEQIEQIEFALNHRPRKTLGWYTPSEVMAGFYTVALAA